In Duganella zoogloeoides, a single genomic region encodes these proteins:
- a CDS encoding heavy metal translocating P-type ATPase: protein MQNPAQHTLSFGVDGMTCASCAGRVEKALAGVPGVVDASINLATDTARVTSSTPIALAPLQAAVEQAGYALVTSEIDLGIEGMTCASCVGRVEKVLLKVPGVHAASVNLATESARVKVSGVEAAALVAVLDKAGYPASVANNDSTVTTAAAATPARDGWKVVLAATLSLPLMLPMLLEWAGLHWTLPGMLQWALATPVQFLLGWRFYRAGWKAVRAGAGNMDLLVALGTSAAYGLSVYLLLAGHSGMAHLYFEASAVVITLVLLGKWLESRAKRQTAAAIRALQVLRPESARVRRDGQEHDVPVAQVRLGDLVVVRPGARIPVDGVVLEGASDVDEALITGESLPVSKHAGEQVTGGALNGAGVLLVRTSAVGLESTLSRIIRLVEDAQAAKAPIQHLVDKVSAIFVPVVLVLALATLLGWWIASGDLETAIINAVAVLVIACPCALGLATPAAIMAGTGVAARYGILIKDAEALEVAHAVTTVVFDKTGTLTLGMPVLAALHAHDIGEERLLQLAAAIQAGSEHSLARAVLTAAAARQLALLTASGVAALPGRGLAAQVDGLALKLGSTRLMQEEGVDLAPLQEQAQALEAAGNTISWLSCGPQLLGLFAFSDPVKPGARAAIARLQALGIATVMLTGDNQGSAQTVGKLLGIDTAVANLLPADKVARIVQLKAAGARVAMVGDGINDAPALAAADVGIAMSTGTDVAMQAAGITLMRGDPSLVADAIDISRRTYSKIRQNLFWAFIYNLVGIPLAMLGLLNPVVAGAAMALSSVSVISNALLLRRWKPATTPRSAT from the coding sequence ATGCAAAACCCGGCTCAACACACCTTGTCGTTCGGCGTCGACGGCATGACTTGCGCCTCGTGCGCCGGCCGGGTCGAGAAGGCGCTGGCCGGCGTGCCCGGCGTGGTTGACGCCAGCATCAACCTGGCCACCGACACGGCGCGCGTCACCAGTAGCACGCCGATTGCGCTGGCGCCGCTGCAGGCGGCGGTGGAGCAGGCCGGCTATGCGCTGGTTACCAGCGAGATCGACCTGGGCATCGAAGGCATGACCTGCGCCTCGTGCGTGGGGCGGGTGGAAAAGGTGCTGCTCAAGGTGCCCGGCGTGCATGCCGCCAGCGTCAACCTGGCCACCGAGAGCGCGCGCGTCAAGGTCAGCGGCGTGGAAGCCGCCGCCCTGGTCGCAGTCCTCGACAAGGCCGGCTACCCGGCCAGCGTCGCCAACAATGACAGCACGGTCACCACAGCAGCCGCCGCAACCCCGGCGCGCGATGGCTGGAAAGTGGTGCTGGCAGCCACCTTGTCGCTGCCCCTGATGCTGCCGATGCTGCTCGAGTGGGCCGGCCTGCACTGGACGCTGCCGGGCATGCTGCAATGGGCACTGGCAACGCCGGTGCAATTCCTGCTCGGCTGGCGCTTTTACCGGGCCGGCTGGAAAGCGGTGCGGGCCGGCGCCGGCAATATGGACTTGCTGGTCGCCCTCGGCACCAGCGCCGCCTATGGTTTGAGCGTGTACCTGCTGCTGGCCGGCCACAGCGGCATGGCGCACCTGTATTTCGAAGCCTCGGCCGTCGTGATCACCCTGGTCTTGCTGGGCAAGTGGCTCGAATCGCGTGCCAAGCGCCAGACCGCTGCGGCCATCCGGGCGCTGCAAGTGCTGCGCCCCGAGTCGGCCCGGGTGCGCCGCGACGGCCAGGAGCACGATGTTCCGGTGGCGCAGGTGCGGCTTGGCGACCTGGTCGTGGTGCGTCCCGGCGCCCGCATACCGGTTGATGGCGTCGTGCTCGAAGGCGCCAGCGATGTCGATGAAGCGCTGATCACCGGCGAGAGTCTGCCCGTGAGCAAACACGCGGGCGAGCAGGTGACGGGCGGCGCCCTGAACGGCGCCGGCGTGCTGCTGGTGCGCACCAGTGCCGTGGGGCTGGAGTCTACCTTGTCGCGCATTATCAGGCTGGTGGAAGACGCGCAGGCGGCCAAGGCGCCGATCCAGCACCTGGTGGACAAGGTGAGCGCCATCTTCGTGCCGGTCGTGCTGGTGCTGGCCCTGGCGACGCTGCTGGGCTGGTGGATTGCCAGCGGCGACCTGGAAACGGCGATTATCAACGCCGTGGCCGTGCTGGTGATCGCCTGCCCATGCGCCCTGGGCCTGGCCACGCCGGCGGCGATCATGGCCGGCACCGGCGTGGCGGCACGCTACGGCATCCTGATCAAGGACGCCGAGGCGCTGGAGGTGGCGCACGCGGTCACCACGGTGGTGTTCGATAAAACCGGGACCTTGACGCTCGGCATGCCCGTGCTGGCGGCCCTCCACGCGCATGACATCGGCGAAGAACGCCTGCTGCAACTGGCGGCAGCCATCCAGGCCGGCAGCGAGCATAGTCTTGCCAGGGCCGTACTTACCGCAGCCGCTGCGCGCCAGCTGGCGCTCTTGACGGCCAGCGGCGTAGCGGCCTTGCCGGGCCGGGGGCTGGCGGCCCAGGTCGATGGGCTGGCCTTGAAGCTGGGCAGCACGCGCCTGATGCAGGAGGAGGGCGTGGACCTGGCGCCGCTGCAAGAACAGGCGCAGGCGCTGGAAGCGGCCGGCAACACGATTTCCTGGCTGTCGTGCGGACCGCAGTTGCTGGGCCTGTTCGCCTTCAGCGACCCGGTCAAGCCTGGCGCGCGCGCGGCGATTGCCCGGCTGCAGGCGCTGGGCATTGCCACCGTCATGCTGACTGGCGACAACCAGGGCAGCGCGCAGACCGTCGGCAAGCTGCTCGGCATCGATACGGCGGTGGCCAATTTGCTGCCGGCCGATAAAGTGGCTAGAATCGTGCAGCTGAAGGCGGCTGGCGCCAGGGTCGCGATGGTGGGCGACGGCATCAACGACGCGCCGGCGCTGGCGGCGGCCGATGTCGGCATCGCCATGTCCACCGGTACCGACGTTGCCATGCAGGCGGCCGGCATTACCCTGATGCGCGGCGACCCGTCGCTGGTGGCGGACGCCATCGATATTTCGCGCCGCACCTACAGCAAGATCCGCCAGAACCTGTTCTGGGCCTTCATCTACAACCTGGTGGGCATTCCGCTGGCGATGCTGGGGTTGCTCAATCCCGTGGTGGCCGGCGCTGCCATGGCACTGAGCTCCGTCAGTGTGATCAGCAATGCGCTGCTGCTGCGCCGCTGGAAACCCGCCACCACACCCCGGAGTGCCACATGA
- a CDS encoding S9 family peptidase — MNRRILPVVLGALLLGGGAYSPVAQADASIPIADFFKKAEFSGRPVLSPDGLSMAVLTPRNGRFVLAVINLETRASTVVASDPEWNVANPIWVNNRRLVFSINKGGDEVQEKQTGGGLFAVNSDGSGFRKLVISIKEAMSSNLPYKPVSVLTRVGGDSNDLIVVNNERGRDADLGASDVFRLDTTNGRMALLTFNNPGAVSGWVLDHNKVIRVASSMTVEDSSKRIIQTVYLRDDEKAPWKAIYKAYLDEGKEMNPLGFDFDNKTLFVAGRFNGRDKAGVHIWNSANNTAGELIAEHAEADIPDGLIFDEIRKKVVGVSVDGMKPEMYYFDEDYARLQATLDASLPGERVQFQWNGNHAVVATSSTNNVGKLYHFDTVRKTLEPLYSVKPELDGKKLSEQAVIRYQARDGLTIPAYLTLPEGRPAKALPLVAYIHGGPHARDGFGYDPITQMLASRGFAVLQPQFRMSTGFGWKHHVAGWKQWGLTMQDDITDGIETLVKQGVVDRNRVCIIGASYGGYATMYGLVKNPDLYKCGINWVGVTDVKMLFTVNWSDMSGPVMDNIGAKMHGDPKTDEAYFTKVSAIGNASKIKAPVLMAYGSEDRRVPLIHGEKMRDVLLKQGNTVEWMVMTGEGHGWAKESNNIKWGETVYRFINRYIGDGAAATTTKAAGQP; from the coding sequence TTGAACCGACGCATCCTTCCCGTCGTGCTGGGCGCCTTGCTGCTCGGCGGTGGCGCTTACAGCCCCGTGGCGCAGGCCGACGCATCCATCCCCATCGCCGATTTCTTCAAAAAGGCCGAATTCAGCGGCCGCCCCGTGCTGTCGCCCGATGGCCTGAGCATGGCCGTGCTCACGCCGCGCAACGGCCGTTTCGTGCTGGCAGTGATCAATCTCGAGACGCGCGCCTCGACCGTGGTGGCCTCCGATCCGGAATGGAACGTGGCCAACCCGATCTGGGTCAACAATCGCCGGCTGGTGTTCAGCATCAACAAGGGCGGTGACGAAGTGCAGGAAAAGCAAACCGGTGGCGGCCTGTTTGCCGTCAACAGCGACGGCAGCGGTTTTCGCAAGCTGGTCATCAGCATCAAGGAGGCGATGAGCTCGAATCTGCCATACAAGCCGGTCTCGGTGCTGACGCGCGTGGGCGGCGACAGTAACGACCTGATCGTGGTGAACAACGAACGTGGCCGCGATGCCGACCTGGGCGCCAGCGACGTGTTTCGCCTGGACACCACCAACGGCCGCATGGCGCTGCTCACCTTTAACAATCCGGGTGCGGTCAGCGGCTGGGTGCTCGACCATAACAAGGTCATCCGCGTGGCATCGTCGATGACGGTGGAGGACAGCAGCAAGCGCATCATCCAGACCGTGTACCTGCGCGATGACGAGAAAGCGCCGTGGAAAGCCATCTACAAGGCCTACCTCGATGAAGGCAAGGAAATGAATCCGCTGGGCTTCGACTTCGACAACAAGACCTTGTTCGTGGCCGGGCGCTTCAATGGCCGCGACAAGGCCGGCGTGCACATCTGGAACTCGGCCAACAACACCGCCGGCGAACTGATTGCCGAGCACGCCGAGGCCGATATCCCGGATGGCCTGATCTTCGATGAAATCCGCAAGAAAGTGGTGGGCGTATCGGTGGATGGCATGAAGCCGGAAATGTATTATTTCGACGAGGACTACGCCCGCCTGCAGGCCACGCTCGACGCCAGCCTGCCGGGCGAGCGCGTGCAGTTCCAGTGGAATGGCAACCACGCGGTGGTGGCCACCTCCAGCACCAATAATGTCGGCAAGCTGTACCACTTCGATACCGTCAGGAAAACGCTCGAACCGCTCTACAGCGTCAAGCCTGAGCTGGACGGCAAGAAACTGTCGGAGCAGGCCGTGATCCGCTACCAGGCCCGCGACGGCCTGACCATTCCTGCTTACCTGACCCTGCCCGAAGGCCGTCCCGCCAAGGCGCTGCCGCTGGTGGCGTACATCCACGGCGGCCCGCACGCGCGCGACGGTTTCGGCTACGATCCGATCACGCAAATGCTGGCCTCGCGCGGGTTTGCCGTGCTGCAGCCGCAGTTCCGCATGTCCACCGGCTTCGGCTGGAAGCATCACGTCGCCGGCTGGAAGCAATGGGGCCTGACCATGCAGGACGATATCACCGACGGCATCGAGACCCTGGTCAAGCAGGGCGTGGTCGATCGCAACCGCGTGTGCATCATCGGCGCCAGCTACGGCGGCTATGCCACCATGTATGGCCTGGTGAAAAACCCTGACCTGTACAAGTGCGGCATCAACTGGGTAGGCGTTACCGACGTCAAGATGCTGTTCACGGTGAACTGGTCCGACATGTCGGGACCGGTGATGGACAACATCGGCGCGAAAATGCACGGCGATCCGAAAACCGACGAGGCCTACTTCACCAAGGTATCGGCCATCGGCAATGCCAGTAAAATCAAGGCCCCGGTCCTGATGGCGTACGGCAGCGAAGACCGCCGCGTACCGCTGATCCACGGTGAAAAAATGCGCGACGTGTTGCTCAAGCAGGGCAACACCGTGGAATGGATGGTGATGACGGGCGAGGGCCACGGCTGGGCCAAGGAAAGCAACAACATCAAGTGGGGCGAAACCGTGTACCGCTTCATCAACCGCTACATTGGTGACGGCGCCGCTGCCACCACCACGAAAGCGGCGGGACAGCCTTGA
- the cueR gene encoding Cu(I)-responsive transcriptional regulator has product MNIGQAAAASGITAKMIRYYESIALVPPGRRSDAGYRVYSDDDLHVLRFVKRARTLGFSLEQIRELLSLWHNKARASADVKAIALGHVAELNQRIAELTEMRDTLQTLAGCCQGNDRPDCPILQSLANPA; this is encoded by the coding sequence ATGAATATCGGACAAGCCGCTGCCGCCTCGGGCATCACCGCCAAGATGATCCGCTACTACGAGAGTATCGCGCTGGTGCCGCCAGGACGGCGGTCCGACGCCGGCTACCGGGTGTACAGCGACGATGATTTGCACGTGCTGCGCTTCGTCAAGCGCGCCCGGACGCTCGGCTTTTCGCTGGAACAGATCCGCGAACTGCTGTCGCTATGGCACAACAAGGCGCGCGCCAGTGCGGACGTCAAGGCCATCGCGCTGGGCCATGTGGCTGAACTGAACCAGCGCATCGCCGAACTGACCGAGATGCGCGACACCTTGCAAACGCTGGCCGGCTGCTGCCAGGGCAACGACCGTCCCGATTGCCCGATTCTGCAGAGCCTTGCCAATCCGGCGTGA
- a CDS encoding PhoH family protein, protein MPLPKLPSKPATILPAKDYPQATAQRPVSAIAAAAAAVVEDVAVPAAARAPKKAAPVVKAVPTPKVAPVAPVAAPVAKAPAKTTKSKAVAAVLKAAPAVLKAAAEAVPAPASVAKLAPVPTPAAAPAVAKPVAKTKAAPSRSKVTPITAEAPHPTKHKANESGIKSSTSRNADQAGTTKLFVLDTNVLMHDPSSLFRFEEHDVYLPMMTLEELDNHKKGMTEVARNARQVSRTLDALVSNTDDDAIENGIELSKLGNKDAKGRLYFQTRMQTADLPLGLPVGKADNQILAVVRSLEADQPGRAIVLVSKDINMRIKARALGLPAEDYFNDHVMEDTDLLYSGIVQLPDDFWNKHGKDLESWQENKSGQSATFYRVTGPFIPSLLVNQFVFLEPKNGEAPFYGQVKQLNGKTAVLQTLRDFSHNKNNVWGVTARNREQNFALNLLMNPECDFVTLLGQAGTGKTLLALAAGLAQVLETKLYNEIIVTRVTVPVGEDIGFLPGTEEEKMSPWMGAFDDNLEVLNKSDTDGGEWGRAATQDLIRSRIKIKSLNFMRGRTFVNKFLIIDEAQNLTPKQMKTLVTRAGPGTKILCLGNIAQIDTPYLTEGSSGLTYVVDRFKGWTHSGHVTLARGERSRLADHASEVL, encoded by the coding sequence ATGCCACTGCCAAAATTACCTAGTAAGCCTGCGACTATACTGCCGGCAAAAGATTATCCCCAAGCCACTGCTCAGCGCCCTGTTTCCGCCATCGCGGCCGCAGCGGCTGCGGTCGTGGAAGATGTCGCCGTCCCCGCTGCCGCGCGCGCGCCGAAGAAAGCGGCGCCTGTCGTCAAAGCTGTGCCAACACCAAAAGTCGCGCCGGTCGCGCCCGTTGCTGCACCGGTGGCCAAGGCACCGGCCAAGACCACCAAGTCCAAGGCTGTTGCTGCCGTGCTGAAGGCGGCGCCGGCCGTACTGAAAGCTGCCGCCGAGGCAGTGCCCGCGCCCGCTTCGGTCGCCAAACTGGCGCCGGTGCCAACGCCGGCAGCAGCGCCCGCGGTGGCCAAGCCGGTGGCCAAGACCAAGGCTGCGCCTTCGCGCTCCAAGGTCACGCCGATTACCGCCGAAGCACCGCATCCCACCAAGCACAAGGCCAACGAGTCGGGCATCAAGTCGTCCACCAGCCGCAATGCGGACCAGGCCGGTACCACCAAGCTGTTCGTGCTCGACACCAACGTGCTGATGCACGATCCGTCGTCGCTGTTCCGCTTCGAGGAGCACGACGTCTACCTGCCGATGATGACGCTGGAAGAACTGGACAACCACAAGAAGGGCATGACCGAAGTGGCGCGCAATGCGCGCCAGGTCTCGCGCACGCTCGACGCGCTGGTCTCCAACACCGACGACGACGCCATCGAAAACGGCATCGAATTGTCCAAGCTGGGCAACAAGGACGCCAAGGGCCGCCTGTACTTCCAGACCCGCATGCAAACCGCCGACCTGCCGCTGGGTCTGCCGGTGGGCAAGGCCGACAACCAGATCCTGGCCGTGGTGCGCTCGCTCGAAGCCGATCAGCCGGGCCGCGCCATCGTGCTGGTGTCGAAAGACATCAACATGCGCATCAAGGCGCGTGCGCTGGGCTTGCCGGCCGAGGATTATTTCAACGATCACGTGATGGAAGATACCGACCTGCTGTATTCGGGCATCGTCCAGCTGCCGGACGATTTCTGGAACAAGCACGGCAAGGATCTCGAATCGTGGCAGGAGAACAAGAGCGGCCAGAGCGCCACGTTCTACCGCGTGACCGGTCCGTTCATCCCGTCGCTGCTGGTCAACCAGTTCGTGTTCCTGGAGCCTAAAAACGGCGAAGCGCCGTTCTACGGCCAGGTCAAGCAACTCAATGGCAAGACCGCCGTGCTGCAAACCTTGCGCGACTTCAGCCACAACAAGAACAATGTGTGGGGCGTGACCGCGCGCAACCGCGAGCAGAACTTCGCCTTGAACTTGCTGATGAACCCGGAATGCGACTTCGTCACCCTGCTGGGTCAGGCCGGTACCGGCAAGACCCTGCTGGCCCTGGCCGCCGGCCTGGCGCAAGTGCTGGAAACCAAGCTCTACAACGAAATCATCGTCACCCGCGTGACGGTGCCGGTCGGTGAAGACATCGGTTTCCTGCCGGGTACCGAGGAAGAAAAGATGTCGCCATGGATGGGCGCTTTCGACGACAACCTCGAAGTGCTCAACAAGTCCGATACCGACGGCGGCGAGTGGGGCCGTGCGGCAACGCAAGACCTGATCCGTTCGCGCATCAAGATCAAGTCGCTCAACTTCATGCGCGGCCGCACCTTCGTCAACAAGTTCCTCATCATCGACGAAGCGCAGAACCTGACGCCCAAGCAGATGAAAACCCTGGTCACGCGCGCCGGTCCCGGCACCAAGATCCTGTGCCTCGGCAACATCGCCCAGATCGACACGCCGTACCTGACCGAAGGCTCGAGCGGCCTGACCTACGTGGTCGACCGCTTCAAGGGCTGGACCCACAGCGGCCACGTCACCCTGGCGCGCGGCGAACGCTCGCGCCTGGCCGATCATGCCAGCGAAGTGCTGTAA
- a CDS encoding TonB-dependent receptor: MLLKEKTSVILVRLAIGTFAGTAMLAQLAHAQDANLAAQPVAEAKTTEDSNPAVQKVYVTGSNVRRISVETASPVQIITRDELTRGGATSLNEVLRTISANVGGIDENRTNGFSAGAAGLNLRGFGSQATLMLINGRRLAPYAQPEFQTTFVDLNSIPVGAVERVEILKDGASAIYGSEAMAGVVNIILRDSFEGLELGGSLGESSRSDGKQKRATVSYGKGSLVEDHFNAYVTLDVRQRDPMYMYNRDGYLGTQDLRAYGYKDQRSLYTYPGNIYWTDKATNVLTSRTLDKNCPADRLVPASSVLGATSVGQACVFDDYKDSSINSAGKTDRFGITSRLTWQPTANTTLFSELMFNRNKATVTGLLHWVAGQNGQIVPALPITHPQYPQELIGPDGKTLAGGNGTVRVRASLRDFPGQGQNNTTDFGRYLVGAKGDFKNWDWETALLRTDSKVSSRNTSAILATPFIDAYTNGTFIFGGGAANQALYNSITASPKNGFKSGLTQIDGKLSGELFNLPAGAVGLAVGAEFRRETLSTNPDPLAVEGELYHQAQLPPGFSNSRRISSVYAESTVPVLPSVEAQLALRYDHYSDYGNSTTPKVGVKWNATSSFVVRGTYAEGFRAPTLVENSTDVRNAFLTFRDPARCNASFTLGCSGSSAYQSGANPALQPETAKSYTLGVAWEPSPSFMATLDFFQIKRVDEIGTYDLSKVLADPDRYANDPAAVITRAALTAADRAAGATAGEITNIRMLLTNVAVSKIRGADLKLTGRLNMGEYGVLTPTLNVSYTQSYKNAPSPTSDLIEYAGTRGTPSVQANLGLAWKKAAYALSADTVFVGKMASVADRTTECVMATEGYPQLCTGIASFTVVNLGGSYSGFKNTKLSFAIQNAFDRKPPFHPNDGANYYAPLHSAMGRYFQLTADYSFK, from the coding sequence ATGTTATTGAAAGAGAAAACCAGTGTCATCTTGGTGCGGCTGGCGATCGGTACTTTTGCCGGTACCGCGATGCTTGCACAATTGGCCCATGCACAGGACGCCAACCTGGCAGCCCAGCCGGTGGCCGAAGCCAAGACCACCGAAGACAGCAATCCTGCAGTTCAGAAAGTGTATGTGACCGGCTCCAACGTGCGCCGCATTTCGGTGGAAACGGCGTCGCCTGTGCAAATCATCACCCGCGACGAACTCACCCGTGGCGGCGCCACGTCGCTCAACGAAGTCCTGCGTACCATTTCCGCCAACGTCGGCGGTATCGATGAAAACCGCACCAACGGCTTCAGCGCCGGCGCAGCCGGCCTCAACCTGCGCGGTTTCGGCAGCCAGGCAACCCTGATGCTGATCAATGGCCGCCGCCTGGCGCCGTATGCGCAGCCGGAGTTCCAGACCACCTTTGTCGACCTGAACTCGATTCCCGTCGGCGCCGTCGAGCGCGTCGAAATCCTCAAGGATGGCGCCTCGGCCATTTACGGTTCGGAAGCGATGGCCGGCGTGGTCAACATCATCCTGCGCGACAGCTTCGAAGGCCTGGAACTGGGCGGCTCGCTGGGCGAGTCCAGCCGCAGCGACGGCAAGCAAAAACGCGCCACCGTCAGCTACGGCAAGGGCAGCCTGGTCGAAGACCACTTCAATGCCTACGTCACCCTGGACGTGCGCCAGCGCGACCCGATGTATATGTACAACCGCGACGGTTACCTGGGCACCCAGGACCTGCGCGCCTACGGTTACAAGGACCAGCGTTCGCTGTACACCTATCCGGGCAACATCTACTGGACCGACAAGGCGACCAATGTGCTCACCTCGCGCACGCTCGACAAGAACTGCCCGGCCGACCGCCTGGTGCCCGCATCGAGCGTACTGGGCGCCACGTCGGTGGGCCAGGCGTGCGTGTTCGATGATTACAAGGACAGCTCGATCAATTCCGCCGGCAAGACCGACCGCTTCGGTATCACCAGCCGCCTGACCTGGCAGCCGACCGCCAACACCACCCTGTTCAGCGAGCTGATGTTCAACCGCAACAAGGCCACGGTGACCGGCCTGCTGCACTGGGTGGCCGGCCAGAACGGCCAGATCGTCCCGGCGCTGCCGATCACCCACCCGCAGTATCCGCAAGAACTGATCGGACCGGACGGTAAAACCCTGGCCGGCGGCAATGGTACCGTGCGCGTGCGCGCTTCGCTGCGCGACTTCCCGGGCCAGGGCCAGAACAACACGACCGATTTCGGCCGCTACCTGGTGGGCGCCAAGGGCGACTTCAAGAACTGGGACTGGGAAACCGCCTTGCTGCGCACCGACAGCAAGGTTTCCTCGCGCAATACCAGCGCCATCCTGGCCACCCCGTTCATCGATGCGTACACCAACGGCACCTTCATCTTCGGTGGCGGCGCCGCCAACCAGGCGCTCTACAACTCGATCACGGCCAGCCCGAAGAACGGCTTCAAGTCCGGCCTGACCCAGATCGACGGCAAATTGTCCGGCGAGCTGTTCAACCTGCCGGCCGGTGCAGTCGGCCTGGCGGTGGGCGCCGAGTTCCGTCGCGAAACGCTGTCCACCAATCCCGATCCGCTGGCAGTCGAGGGCGAGCTGTATCACCAGGCGCAATTGCCGCCCGGCTTCTCGAACAGCCGCCGTATTTCGTCGGTCTATGCCGAGTCGACCGTTCCCGTGTTGCCGTCGGTCGAAGCCCAGTTGGCGTTGCGCTATGACCACTACTCGGACTACGGCAACTCGACCACGCCGAAAGTGGGCGTGAAGTGGAATGCCACGTCGTCGTTCGTGGTGCGCGGCACGTATGCCGAAGGCTTCCGTGCACCGACCCTGGTGGAAAACTCGACCGATGTGCGCAATGCGTTCCTGACGTTCCGCGATCCGGCCCGCTGCAACGCCAGCTTCACCCTCGGTTGCAGCGGCTCGAGCGCGTACCAGAGCGGCGCCAACCCGGCACTGCAGCCGGAAACGGCGAAAAGCTACACGCTGGGCGTGGCATGGGAACCGAGCCCGTCGTTCATGGCGACGCTGGACTTCTTCCAGATCAAACGCGTCGATGAAATCGGCACGTACGACCTGTCGAAGGTGCTGGCCGATCCTGACCGCTACGCCAACGATCCGGCCGCCGTCATCACCCGCGCGGCGCTGACCGCCGCCGACCGTGCCGCCGGCGCCACCGCTGGCGAGATCACCAACATCCGCATGTTGCTGACCAACGTGGCGGTGTCCAAGATCCGCGGCGCCGACCTGAAGCTGACGGGCCGCCTGAACATGGGCGAGTACGGCGTGCTGACGCCAACGCTGAACGTGAGCTACACGCAGTCGTACAAGAACGCGCCGTCGCCAACGTCGGACCTGATCGAGTACGCCGGCACCCGTGGCACGCCGTCGGTGCAGGCCAACCTGGGCCTGGCGTGGAAGAAGGCGGCATATGCGCTGTCGGCCGACACCGTATTCGTCGGCAAGATGGCGTCGGTGGCGGACCGTACCACCGAGTGCGTGATGGCGACCGAAGGCTACCCGCAACTGTGCACGGGCATTGCTTCGTTCACCGTGGTCAACCTGGGCGGCAGCTACAGCGGTTTCAAGAACACCAAGCTGAGCTTTGCGATCCAGAATGCCTTCGACCGCAAGCCGCCGTTCCACCCGAACGACGGCGCCAACTACTACGCGCCGCTGCATAGCGCGATGGGACGTTACTTCCAGTTGACCGCCGATTACAGCTTCAAGTAA
- a CDS encoding heavy-metal-associated domain-containing protein — protein MYQLQVEDMTCGHCVSAVTRAVQAVDAAAKVEVDLASKTVRIDSATGLAPLKAAIADAGFPVASAS, from the coding sequence ATGTATCAGCTACAAGTGGAAGACATGACCTGCGGCCATTGCGTCAGCGCCGTCACGCGCGCGGTGCAGGCGGTCGATGCAGCGGCGAAGGTGGAAGTCGATCTGGCCAGCAAGACGGTGCGCATCGACAGCGCCACCGGGCTGGCGCCGCTCAAGGCGGCAATTGCCGATGCCGGGTTCCCCGTCGCGAGCGCCAGCTGA
- a CDS encoding glutathione S-transferase, which translates to MTTPYQLYYWPGLQGRGEFVRLALEEAGVPYEDVARKKKGMPELQASLDFAHSEHPAFAPPVLRAGEMLIGQTANILLFLGARHGLAPRAEAGRLWTNQLQLTIADIVNEVHDTHHPLSTNLYYEDQKKAAKVRAKDFIAERIPKFLGYFEQVLANNPGRGAFAVGSRLSYVDLSLFQLMAGLRYAFPNAMARQEHAWPRLAALHDAVAARPDIAAYLRSKRRIPFNEDGIFRHYPELDK; encoded by the coding sequence ATGACGACACCCTATCAACTCTATTACTGGCCCGGCCTGCAAGGGCGCGGCGAATTCGTGCGGCTGGCCCTGGAAGAGGCGGGCGTTCCCTACGAGGATGTGGCACGGAAGAAGAAGGGCATGCCGGAGCTGCAAGCAAGCCTCGATTTCGCGCACAGCGAGCACCCGGCGTTCGCACCGCCGGTGCTGCGCGCGGGCGAAATGCTGATCGGGCAGACTGCCAACATCCTGCTGTTTCTCGGCGCCCGCCACGGCCTGGCGCCGCGCGCGGAAGCAGGGCGGCTGTGGACCAACCAGCTGCAACTGACGATTGCCGACATCGTCAACGAGGTGCACGATACCCATCACCCGCTCTCGACCAATCTGTACTACGAAGACCAGAAGAAGGCGGCCAAGGTGCGCGCCAAGGATTTCATCGCCGAGCGCATCCCGAAATTTCTCGGCTACTTCGAGCAGGTGCTGGCCAACAACCCGGGGCGCGGCGCGTTTGCCGTGGGTTCCAGGTTGTCGTACGTGGACTTGTCGCTGTTCCAGCTGATGGCCGGCTTGCGTTACGCGTTTCCCAATGCGATGGCGCGCCAGGAGCACGCGTGGCCGCGGCTGGCCGCCTTGCACGACGCGGTGGCCGCGCGGCCCGATATCGCCGCGTATTTACGCTCGAAGCGGCGGATACCGTTCAACGAAGACGGCATCTTCCGTCACTATCCGGAACTCGACAAGTAA
- a CDS encoding type II toxin-antitoxin system HicB family antitoxin: MDIPILIQKHGGSKYGVTVPDIPGCTTSGETVDRAMSNATKAIYGHVGQLVEQGKAFEIKASEVEYLSREPSYADGIWALVSLDLARLDDPPLG, encoded by the coding sequence ATGGATATTCCGATTCTGATCCAAAAGCATGGCGGCAGCAAGTACGGCGTGACAGTACCGGACATTCCCGGTTGCACCACCAGCGGCGAAACAGTGGATCGCGCCATGAGCAACGCCACCAAGGCCATCTATGGCCACGTGGGGCAGCTGGTCGAACAGGGCAAGGCGTTCGAAATCAAGGCCTCGGAGGTGGAATACCTGTCGCGCGAGCCCAGCTACGCCGACGGCATCTGGGCCCTGGTCAGCCTCGACCTGGCACGGCTGGACGATCCGCCACTGGGGTGA